The following are encoded together in the Flavihumibacter fluvii genome:
- a CDS encoding MlaD family protein: MKISNETKIGILAVVSITILILGFNFLKGKNLFEKNDKIYAIFPKVTGLLGSNPVLVNGLQVGMVSNIHERSRNLSDGIVVTINLARDVDIPKNSVAVISSELLGTASLVIEPGDAAEFLQDGDTLRSRVKAGLLDDVSASLNPALKSLDGTLQSMDSLIQVAGTYFDPATKNNFQKIFANLGAASASLNTLIASQNSSLNKTLSHVNSITGNLDSNKSKINNTLSNLETTSSKLADLKLEETISNLNKTVAGLNGVLEKANQKDGTIGLLLNDKKLYNNLENTSRSLNILLDDLRVHPKRYVNVSVFGKKDKSTPLTAPLAQDSTVKVPNP; the protein is encoded by the coding sequence ATGAAAATTTCTAATGAAACCAAGATCGGCATTCTCGCAGTTGTATCCATAACCATATTAATCCTTGGCTTCAATTTCCTGAAAGGCAAAAACCTCTTCGAAAAAAATGATAAGATCTATGCTATTTTCCCAAAGGTGACCGGGCTACTGGGCTCCAACCCGGTTCTGGTCAATGGCCTGCAGGTGGGCATGGTATCCAATATCCATGAACGCAGCCGCAACCTGTCTGATGGTATTGTGGTAACCATTAACCTGGCCCGCGATGTAGATATCCCTAAAAACTCTGTAGCAGTGATCAGTTCTGAATTATTGGGAACTGCCTCCCTGGTCATAGAACCGGGTGATGCGGCCGAATTCCTGCAGGACGGCGACACTTTACGCAGTCGGGTAAAAGCAGGTTTGCTGGATGATGTGTCAGCCAGCCTTAACCCCGCTTTAAAATCGCTGGACGGCACATTGCAGTCTATGGATTCCCTCATCCAGGTGGCTGGCACCTATTTTGATCCTGCCACCAAAAACAATTTCCAAAAGATCTTTGCCAACCTGGGTGCTGCATCTGCATCCCTCAATACCCTCATTGCTTCACAAAACAGCAGCCTCAATAAAACACTTTCGCATGTGAACAGTATCACAGGCAATCTAGACAGCAATAAAAGCAAGATCAACAATACCCTCTCCAACCTCGAAACCACCAGCAGTAAACTGGCTGACCTGAAACTGGAGGAGACTATCTCCAATTTAAATAAAACCGTTGCCGGGCTAAATGGTGTTCTGGAGAAAGCCAATCAAAAGGATGGAACAATCGGGCTGCTGCTGAATGATAAAAAATTATACAATAACCTGGAAAATACTTCCCGCAGCCTGAATATCCTGCTCGACGACCTTCGGGTGCATCCTAAACGATATGTCAACGTTTCTGTATTCGGCAAGAAAGACAAATCCACTCCCCTGACGGCCCCCCTTGCGCAGGATTCCACTGTAAAAGTCCCCAACCCATAA
- a CDS encoding OstA-like protein — MRITGFVLLLFAVLLSPSLLRGQVTLMASNDTSQVVLIKHADRLRYEKKDSATELQMLAGHVFLQQENTRFYCDSAIIDRKTGIVEAFGKVHINDADSIHTYSDYLIYYSDTRKAFLKKNVKLTDGKGVLTTNDLEYDTDTKIGIYTNGGKVVRDKTVLTSQEATYYGDMKDVYFKHNVKMRDPQYDLDTDSLLYNTDSQIATFITQTHIKADSGRRDVVTSEGYYDLKNKNAKFGRRPIIKDGSTVVTGEEVGFDDVTGESYARGNAVFRDTAQGISILANDLKASKKSNTIQATQHPLMIIQQEKDSIYVTADTLYSARLTDMKGFQRTFLPGDNQGEVSDSLRVDSSTQPITIDATDTTNRNRYIQAYHHVRIFSDSLQAVCDSLFYSGVDSVFRLFQNPIAWANGSQVTGDTLYLYTLNKKPKRIQVYENALVINQTHEGYFNQLKGNTINGYFIDGNMDYIRANGSAESIYYAQDEDSAYAGVNRSTANIIDMYFSRQELNRVVFRSEVNGKMSPFRQVNHDEMRLRGFMWQDNRRPKTKFELFEDPTPAE, encoded by the coding sequence ATGAGGATTACCGGTTTTGTGCTGTTGTTATTTGCGGTGTTGCTTTCACCATCCCTGCTCCGGGGGCAGGTTACCCTGATGGCATCAAACGATACCAGCCAGGTCGTACTGATCAAACACGCCGACCGTTTACGCTATGAAAAGAAGGATTCCGCTACTGAATTGCAGATGCTGGCCGGACATGTTTTCCTGCAACAGGAGAATACCAGATTCTATTGCGACAGCGCCATTATAGACCGTAAGACCGGTATCGTAGAGGCCTTCGGTAAAGTGCATATCAACGATGCCGATAGCATCCATACCTATTCAGATTACCTGATATATTATTCCGATACACGAAAAGCCTTCCTGAAAAAAAATGTAAAACTCACAGATGGCAAAGGCGTGCTAACCACTAACGATCTGGAATATGATACCGATACCAAGATCGGCATTTATACCAATGGGGGTAAAGTGGTGCGGGACAAGACCGTGCTCACGAGCCAGGAAGCCACGTATTACGGCGACATGAAGGATGTTTATTTTAAGCACAATGTGAAGATGCGCGATCCGCAATATGACCTTGATACCGATTCCCTGTTGTACAATACCGATTCGCAGATCGCTACTTTTATTACGCAAACCCATATCAAAGCCGATTCTGGGCGCAGGGATGTTGTAACCTCAGAAGGTTATTACGACCTTAAAAATAAAAATGCCAAATTTGGCCGCAGGCCCATTATAAAAGACGGCAGCACCGTGGTTACCGGTGAAGAGGTTGGATTTGATGATGTAACGGGCGAAAGTTATGCCCGTGGAAATGCCGTGTTCCGCGATACAGCACAGGGTATCTCGATCCTGGCCAATGACCTTAAAGCTTCTAAGAAATCCAATACCATCCAGGCGACCCAGCATCCCCTGATGATCATACAACAGGAAAAAGATTCCATCTATGTTACTGCGGATACCCTGTATTCAGCCCGGTTGACAGATATGAAGGGATTTCAGCGGACCTTCCTGCCCGGGGATAACCAGGGCGAAGTCAGTGACAGCCTCCGCGTTGATAGTTCAACGCAACCAATAACGATCGATGCAACGGATACCACTAATCGAAACAGGTATATCCAGGCCTACCACCATGTGCGTATCTTCTCCGATTCCCTTCAGGCGGTTTGTGACAGTCTCTTTTATTCCGGGGTTGATTCCGTTTTCCGTTTGTTCCAGAACCCAATTGCCTGGGCCAATGGCAGCCAGGTGACCGGCGATACGCTTTACCTCTACACCCTTAATAAGAAACCCAAAAGGATACAGGTGTATGAAAATGCCCTGGTGATCAATCAAACCCATGAAGGATATTTTAACCAGTTGAAAGGCAATACCATCAACGGTTATTTTATTGATGGCAATATGGATTATATAAGGGCCAATGGTTCTGCAGAAAGTATTTATTATGCGCAGGATGAAGACAGTGCCTATGCCGGTGTGAACCGGTCCACAGCCAATATCATAGATATGTATTTTAGCAGGCAGGAGCTTAACCGCGTAGTCTTCCGCAGTGAGGTCAATGGCAAAATGTCGCCTTTCAGACAGGTAAACCATGATGAAATGCGCCTGCGTGGGTTTATGTGGCAGGATAACAGGCGACCGAAGACTAAATTTGAATTGTTCGAAGATCCTACACCAGCAGAATAA
- the nhaA gene encoding Na+/H+ antiporter NhaA produces MAALPQIRRIIRNTVISPIQEFIKDSRAVGITLLACTLVSLLLANSSWSADYLELVEKEIQFPVGLQLPHTLLHWINDGLMALFFFLVGMEIKRELLIGELSSIKKASLPIAAAIGGMLMPALIYSLFNYNTPYHSGWGIPMATDIAFSLGVASLLGSRVPVSLKIFLMALAIIDDLGAILVIAVFYGGAIQWVYLLAASGVVLLLLTLNKFKLHTWWVTILGGLLLWYCIFNSGIHATIAGVVIAFLVPLDRLNHYEHSLHDIVNFIILPLFALANTAIIIPGNLLESLTSSLSWGVLAGLVIGKPLGITLFSWATIKLGWGDQPAGTSIMQLLGIGALAGIGFTMSIFITMLAFTDAEHQDIAKLAILIGAVISIIAGLALLQFGTRQVHKE; encoded by the coding sequence ATGGCAGCATTACCCCAAATCCGGCGCATCATCCGTAATACGGTGATCAGCCCGATACAGGAATTTATAAAAGACAGTCGTGCTGTAGGCATCACCCTGCTGGCCTGTACCCTTGTTTCCCTCCTGCTCGCCAATTCCAGCTGGTCTGCGGACTACCTTGAACTGGTGGAAAAGGAAATACAATTTCCAGTTGGCTTACAATTACCACATACCCTATTGCATTGGATCAATGATGGACTAATGGCATTGTTTTTCTTTTTGGTGGGTATGGAGATCAAAAGGGAATTGCTGATTGGTGAATTATCTTCCATCAAAAAAGCCAGTCTCCCTATCGCAGCAGCTATTGGTGGTATGTTGATGCCAGCCCTGATCTATTCGCTGTTCAATTATAACACCCCCTACCATTCCGGTTGGGGAATTCCCATGGCTACCGATATTGCCTTTTCATTGGGCGTTGCTTCCCTGCTGGGTTCCCGGGTTCCGGTGAGCCTCAAGATATTCCTGATGGCCCTGGCCATTATTGATGACCTGGGGGCGATATTAGTGATCGCTGTATTTTATGGCGGCGCTATCCAATGGGTTTATTTACTGGCAGCTTCAGGTGTTGTTCTCTTATTGCTTACGCTGAATAAATTTAAGCTCCATACCTGGTGGGTGACGATCCTGGGCGGATTACTGCTTTGGTACTGCATTTTTAATTCAGGCATCCATGCCACCATCGCCGGGGTTGTTATTGCCTTCCTGGTGCCGCTGGATCGTTTAAACCATTACGAGCACAGCTTGCATGATATCGTCAATTTCATCATACTCCCCTTGTTTGCCCTCGCTAACACAGCCATCATCATCCCAGGCAACCTGCTGGAATCTTTGACCTCATCATTGAGTTGGGGTGTACTGGCTGGATTGGTCATCGGGAAACCGTTAGGCATCACACTCTTTTCCTGGGCCACCATCAAATTGGGCTGGGGTGACCAACCTGCGGGAACCTCAATTATGCAGTTATTGGGGATTGGCGCCCTTGCCGGCATAGGCTTCACCATGTCGATCTTCATTACGATGCTGGCATTCACTGATGCCGAACACCAGGACATCGCCAAACTGGCCATCCTGATCGGTGCTGTAATATCCATTATAGCAGGCCTCGCCCTGCTCCAATTTGGCACCCGCCAGGTGCATAAGGAATAA
- a CDS encoding Dabb family protein, with product MIRHTVVFKLKYPKGSKEESEFLLAAAKLSAIPGVLKFESLRQTSLKNEFDFGLSMEFDAQQDYDTYNLHPDHTAFIQNYWLNGVDKFLEIDYVPLK from the coding sequence ATGATACGCCACACAGTTGTCTTTAAATTAAAGTACCCAAAAGGATCAAAAGAAGAAAGTGAATTCCTGCTGGCAGCAGCAAAACTCTCAGCCATACCCGGCGTTTTGAAATTTGAATCCTTACGCCAGACCAGTTTGAAAAATGAATTTGATTTCGGCTTATCCATGGAATTTGATGCCCAGCAGGACTATGACACCTATAACCTACATCCTGATCACACCGCCTTTATCCAAAACTATTGGCTGAATGGCGTCGACAAATTCCTTGAAATTGATTATGTGCCTTTGAAATAG
- a CDS encoding nucleoside recognition domain-containing protein — protein MALNIVWIAFFVIAFVVALVKLIFFGDIEIFKKLADGVFDSAKSSVLDVAFPLAGTMVFFLGLLNIAEKAGAVRFLARFVNPLMKRIFPGVPEGHPAMGQMVMNFSANLLGLDNAATPFGLKAMESLQTLNPKKEEATNAQIMFLVLHTSGLTIIPLTIIAYRISANSSSPAAIFIPCVLGTLVTTLASVAVVSIWQKIRWDAVLFVWVFSALAVVALLLLYINQLSPTQKETFTTIVGNLLLMVIILSFIVGGAWKKVNVFDAFIEGAKSGFDVVLKIIPYLVGMLVAIRVFRDSGALDYVINGMAWVIRTLGFDTAFVPALPVAIMKPFSGSGARGMMLDIFKNPALGPDSFPGLAASIFQGSADTTFYIIALYFGSVGIRKVRYSIWAGMIADFIGVIAAIIIAYIFFS, from the coding sequence ATGGCCCTCAACATCGTCTGGATCGCTTTTTTTGTAATTGCCTTCGTGGTTGCCCTGGTCAAGCTGATCTTTTTCGGCGATATAGAGATCTTCAAAAAACTCGCGGATGGGGTATTTGATTCGGCCAAATCATCCGTATTGGATGTGGCCTTTCCACTGGCTGGCACTATGGTTTTTTTCCTTGGTTTATTGAATATAGCTGAAAAGGCAGGAGCGGTACGATTCCTGGCGCGCTTTGTCAACCCCCTGATGAAAAGGATCTTTCCGGGTGTTCCTGAAGGCCATCCGGCTATGGGCCAGATGGTGATGAATTTCTCTGCCAACCTGCTGGGACTGGATAATGCCGCAACGCCATTCGGGCTGAAAGCCATGGAGAGCCTGCAGACACTGAACCCTAAAAAGGAGGAAGCCACCAATGCGCAGATCATGTTTTTGGTGTTGCATACGTCCGGCCTCACAATTATTCCACTGACCATTATAGCTTACAGGATATCTGCAAACAGCAGTTCACCTGCTGCGATTTTTATACCCTGTGTGCTGGGCACATTGGTGACCACCCTGGCCAGTGTTGCAGTTGTCAGTATCTGGCAGAAGATCAGATGGGATGCTGTTTTGTTTGTGTGGGTATTTTCAGCACTGGCAGTGGTTGCTTTGTTATTGTTGTATATCAACCAGCTTTCACCCACGCAAAAAGAAACATTCACCACTATTGTTGGTAACCTGCTCTTGATGGTCATCATCCTTTCCTTTATAGTAGGGGGTGCCTGGAAAAAAGTAAATGTGTTCGATGCATTTATAGAAGGTGCAAAATCGGGATTTGACGTAGTGCTGAAAATAATTCCTTACCTGGTAGGCATGCTGGTGGCCATCAGGGTCTTCCGTGATTCAGGTGCACTGGATTATGTGATCAATGGCATGGCATGGGTGATCCGGACCCTGGGTTTTGATACCGCTTTCGTTCCTGCATTACCGGTTGCCATTATGAAACCTTTCAGTGGAAGTGGCGCGCGCGGCATGATGCTCGATATCTTCAAGAACCCGGCACTGGGACCTGATTCATTCCCCGGACTGGCAGCCAGTATTTTCCAGGGGTCTGCCGATACCACTTTTTATATCATCGCCCTGTACTTCGGGAGCGTGGGTATCCGAAAAGTGCGGTACTCTATCTGGGCTGGCATGATCGCCGATTTTATCGGGGTGATCGCGGCTATCATTATTGCCTATATTTTCTTTAGTTGA
- the ychF gene encoding redox-regulated ATPase YchF: MGLQAGIVGLPNVGKSTLFNAVSISAKAQASNYRFCTIEPNVGLVDVPDPRIDKLAELVKPNRTVPTQIEIVDIAGLVKGASKGEGLGNKFLANIREVDAIVHVIRCFEDENILRDEGPINPVNDKGIIDTELQLKDLDSVEKKLQRTEKLLRTGDAKVKAEYEVLKACYDHLEAGRNIRELNLSKEDRSAIADLFLLTEKPVLYVANVDEPSMHTGNKFSEALKAAVAAEGAEVIVMNNTIEQQIAELEDPDDRALFMEEYKMTEPALNKLIRAAYELLKLQTYFTAGVQEVRAWTIHEGWKAPQAASVIHTDFEKGFIKAEVISYNDFVQYGSESACREVGKLRIEGKEYVVKDGDVMHFRFNV, from the coding sequence ATGGGATTACAAGCAGGGATCGTAGGGTTACCGAATGTGGGCAAATCAACCTTATTCAATGCAGTGAGCATCAGCGCAAAGGCGCAGGCCAGCAATTACCGGTTCTGTACGATTGAACCAAACGTTGGACTGGTTGATGTTCCCGATCCCCGGATCGATAAACTGGCCGAACTGGTGAAGCCTAACCGTACCGTACCCACGCAGATCGAGATCGTGGATATTGCCGGACTCGTAAAGGGTGCCAGCAAGGGCGAAGGGCTGGGCAATAAATTCCTGGCTAATATCCGGGAAGTGGATGCCATTGTACATGTGATCCGTTGTTTCGAGGACGAGAACATTTTACGTGATGAAGGTCCCATCAACCCGGTGAACGATAAAGGCATCATTGACACCGAGCTGCAATTGAAAGACCTTGATAGCGTAGAAAAGAAATTACAGCGTACCGAGAAACTACTCCGCACCGGTGATGCCAAAGTAAAAGCAGAGTATGAAGTGCTGAAGGCATGTTATGACCACCTGGAAGCCGGGCGAAATATCCGTGAACTGAACCTCAGCAAGGAAGACCGATCAGCTATTGCTGACCTTTTCCTGCTCACCGAAAAACCGGTGCTGTATGTGGCCAATGTGGATGAACCATCCATGCACACCGGCAATAAATTCTCTGAGGCATTAAAAGCAGCTGTAGCCGCTGAAGGCGCAGAAGTGATCGTGATGAACAATACCATCGAACAACAAATCGCAGAGCTGGAAGATCCTGATGATCGTGCGTTGTTCATGGAAGAGTACAAAATGACTGAGCCTGCGCTGAATAAACTCATCCGCGCAGCTTACGAATTATTGAAGCTGCAAACCTATTTCACAGCCGGTGTGCAGGAAGTGCGTGCCTGGACGATCCACGAGGGCTGGAAAGCGCCACAGGCCGCCAGTGTGATCCATACCGATTTTGAGAAAGGATTCATTAAGGCCGAAGTAATCAGCTACAATGATTTTGTTCAATATGGTTCTGAGTCTGCCTGCCGTGAAGTCGGCAAACTTCGGATCGAAGGAAAGGAATATGTAGTGAAGGATGGGGACGTGATGCATTTCAGGTTTAATGTGTAG
- a CDS encoding fasciclin domain-containing protein, producing the protein MLTYIKKYTGLVLITLAVFSQITACNKIPEVEEIDTTPPPGATIADIINTDADYSLLKLAASKAGMLEALGNPKATLTLFAPDNDAFALSGISEGVINALPAEQLAAILSYHVIPQKIPSTAIPETFPNVEMPTLLQLPGAPAIVKMNTFPSRRGTSAFVNNIPIKQADIAASNGVIHNVFALVAPPQKVLLQDIAAEPDLTYLVAAITRADLGMPEGSKFSQLLANPVANFTVFAPNDNAFKAALSFLGFPSNDISMIQLIPVETLIGLVAYHVHIADFAPPSTITFSRAFSVNFPATPGPVKSFLNVVNYPNPTPPLVIAATASVSGGAAVKGYVNPTFSNIVAADKHSVNGVYHKIDQVLLPFMP; encoded by the coding sequence ATGCTAACATATATCAAAAAATATACGGGGCTGGTGCTGATTACCCTTGCGGTATTTAGCCAGATCACAGCCTGCAATAAAATTCCTGAAGTGGAGGAAATTGATACTACACCACCGCCAGGGGCAACGATAGCCGATATCATAAATACGGATGCGGATTATTCCCTGCTAAAGCTGGCTGCATCAAAAGCGGGCATGCTTGAAGCATTGGGAAATCCGAAAGCAACCTTAACCTTGTTTGCGCCGGATAATGATGCATTTGCTTTGTCGGGAATCAGTGAAGGCGTTATCAATGCTTTGCCGGCAGAGCAACTTGCGGCCATTTTAAGCTATCATGTCATTCCCCAGAAAATTCCTTCCACGGCCATTCCGGAAACATTCCCTAATGTTGAAATGCCTACGCTGCTGCAACTACCAGGTGCACCAGCGATTGTGAAGATGAATACATTTCCATCAAGAAGGGGAACTTCAGCTTTTGTGAATAATATTCCGATTAAACAAGCCGACATCGCTGCTTCAAATGGTGTAATTCATAATGTGTTTGCGTTGGTGGCCCCACCACAAAAGGTCTTGTTGCAGGACATCGCAGCTGAACCTGATCTCACTTACCTGGTGGCTGCTATTACGCGGGCAGACCTGGGTATGCCTGAAGGATCGAAGTTTTCACAGTTGCTGGCCAATCCGGTTGCTAATTTTACCGTTTTTGCACCCAATGATAATGCGTTCAAAGCTGCATTGTCTTTCCTGGGCTTTCCGTCAAATGATATTTCTATGATCCAGTTGATTCCGGTAGAAACGCTGATCGGACTGGTGGCTTATCATGTGCATATTGCTGATTTTGCGCCACCATCTACAATTACTTTTTCCAGGGCGTTCTCGGTGAATTTCCCGGCTACGCCTGGTCCAGTCAAATCATTTTTAAATGTGGTAAATTACCCGAATCCTACACCACCACTGGTGATTGCAGCAACTGCCAGTGTAAGTGGTGGTGCAGCCGTTAAAGGATACGTGAACCCGACATTTTCTAATATTGTAGCTGCCGATAAACATTCTGTGAATGGAGTGTACCATAAGATTGACCAGGTGTTGCTGCCGTTTATGCCGTAG
- a CDS encoding TonB-dependent receptor — MRKTYSKIACMLLAVFFSIAAIAQTTTITGSVKNSTNKEAVPSVSVTIKGTNTGTFTNDKGNFTLSTTQKPPFTLIISSVGFETQEIVVTDASQKIEISAIPASTMGTEIVVSASRVPERILESPVSVERVNASAIRIAPAASYYDIVSNLKGVDVVTSSLNFKTPTTRGFGGSGNTRFNQLVDGMDNQAPGLNFSVGAIIGLSELDVDNMELLPGASSALYGPGGMNGTLLVSSKNPFKYTGLSFQVKEGVMNADGRYRDASSYHNIAVRWAQNVNNRFAYKINAEYIQAKDWLAADKRNYDRLSPTQKVIPGSRATDPNYDGINVYGDETTADIRAVLQGIGQQAYFLQPYINTLMGSPINVSRTGYDEKDIIDPTTLNFKLGGAIHYKFSDKLEAVFAGNWGTGNTIYTGSDRYSFKNFKMGQYKFELNGKHWFFRAYTTREDAGESFNATVTTRLTNEAWKPTITFTNGQATPKPTDWLVEYSQAYLAGKLGGMGDLDAHTQARQVADVGRPAAGTDAFKQIFDKVRGISIADGGGLFIEKSSMYQNEAQYNFSHLTAKVADILVGANYKMYNLNSEGTLFTDSAGPIHIYEIGAYLQATRRFFEDKLKLTFSGRYDKNQNFEGRFTPRATAVVTVAKNSNVRLSYQTAYRFPSTQQQWIDLTIGGGVQLIGGDKSFQSYYNFDKNAPYTLNANGTAGSVYNFKTFKPESVSSFELGYKGLHMNSRLLLDVYGYYGQYNDFLARTTVFQKASSSAPPNPANDQPFSVPLNIEEKVKTYGFGLGLEYRVYRTYMINTNFSSDVLKDVPANFVAFFNAPKYRFNLGVSNSALGEKKRAGFSVNYRWQDTFFYEGDFANGTVNAIHTLDAQVSYKIPKIKSIIKIGGNNILNEYYFNAVGNSFVGGLYYVSFGYNIY, encoded by the coding sequence ATGAGAAAAACCTACAGCAAAATTGCTTGCATGCTGTTGGCCGTTTTCTTTTCGATTGCTGCTATTGCCCAAACAACTACGATTACCGGAAGTGTAAAAAACAGCACGAACAAAGAAGCCGTCCCTTCAGTATCTGTAACAATTAAGGGTACCAACACAGGTACTTTCACCAATGACAAAGGGAATTTCACTTTGTCGACCACACAAAAGCCTCCATTTACTTTAATTATTTCATCAGTTGGTTTCGAAACCCAGGAAATTGTGGTGACCGATGCCAGCCAAAAAATTGAGATCAGTGCAATACCTGCTTCAACAATGGGAACGGAAATCGTGGTTTCTGCCAGCCGGGTGCCGGAAAGGATCCTTGAATCGCCGGTATCTGTTGAAAGGGTAAATGCGTCTGCCATTCGAATTGCACCTGCTGCATCTTACTACGACATTGTTTCAAATTTAAAGGGTGTTGACGTGGTGACTTCATCCCTGAATTTTAAAACGCCAACCACGCGTGGATTTGGTGGAAGCGGTAATACCCGTTTCAACCAATTGGTGGATGGCATGGATAACCAGGCACCCGGACTCAATTTTTCTGTGGGTGCAATTATTGGTTTATCTGAACTTGATGTGGATAATATGGAACTCCTGCCAGGTGCTTCATCAGCATTGTATGGTCCGGGTGGTATGAACGGAACCCTGCTGGTATCCAGCAAAAACCCGTTCAAGTACACGGGGCTGTCTTTCCAGGTGAAAGAAGGGGTCATGAATGCGGATGGCCGTTACCGTGATGCATCCTCTTACCATAACATTGCTGTGCGCTGGGCGCAGAATGTAAATAATCGCTTTGCTTATAAGATCAACGCAGAGTATATCCAGGCGAAGGATTGGCTGGCGGCGGATAAGCGGAACTACGACCGCCTTAGCCCTACCCAGAAAGTAATTCCGGGTTCACGCGCTACAGATCCAAATTATGATGGAATTAATGTGTATGGCGATGAGACCACCGCTGATATCCGTGCTGTATTGCAAGGCATCGGCCAGCAGGCTTATTTCCTGCAACCTTATATCAATACCCTGATGGGATCGCCTATCAATGTATCCCGTACCGGTTATGATGAAAAAGATATTATCGACCCTACCACCCTGAATTTTAAATTGGGTGGTGCGATACATTATAAGTTCTCCGATAAACTGGAAGCCGTATTCGCCGGAAACTGGGGAACCGGAAATACCATTTATACAGGTAGTGACCGGTATTCTTTCAAGAATTTCAAAATGGGCCAATATAAGTTTGAGTTAAACGGCAAGCACTGGTTCTTCCGTGCCTATACGACCCGTGAAGACGCCGGGGAGTCATTTAATGCAACTGTAACCACCAGGTTGACCAATGAGGCCTGGAAGCCAACCATCACCTTTACGAACGGGCAGGCTACTCCAAAGCCAACCGACTGGCTGGTAGAATATAGCCAGGCCTACCTTGCCGGTAAATTGGGCGGTATGGGCGACCTGGATGCGCATACACAGGCACGCCAGGTTGCTGATGTAGGCCGTCCTGCAGCAGGCACGGATGCGTTTAAGCAAATTTTCGATAAGGTAAGGGGCATCTCCATCGCCGATGGCGGAGGCCTTTTTATTGAGAAGTCGAGCATGTACCAGAATGAAGCGCAATACAATTTCTCCCACCTCACCGCGAAAGTGGCAGATATATTGGTAGGTGCGAATTACAAAATGTATAACCTGAATTCAGAAGGAACATTATTTACAGATTCCGCCGGACCGATCCATATTTACGAGATAGGTGCTTATTTACAAGCTACAAGGCGGTTTTTCGAAGACAAACTGAAACTGACCTTTTCCGGCCGTTATGATAAGAACCAGAATTTCGAGGGTCGCTTTACCCCAAGGGCAACAGCAGTTGTAACAGTTGCCAAGAACAGCAATGTCCGTTTGTCTTACCAGACAGCCTACCGGTTCCCTTCCACCCAGCAACAATGGATCGACCTCACCATTGGCGGTGGCGTCCAGCTGATCGGCGGGGACAAGAGCTTCCAGTCCTATTATAATTTCGACAAGAATGCACCTTATACCCTGAATGCAAACGGTACCGCAGGTTCTGTGTATAATTTCAAGACCTTCAAACCTGAGTCAGTTTCTTCCTTTGAGCTGGGTTATAAGGGCTTGCACATGAACAGTCGTTTACTGCTTGATGTATATGGTTATTATGGCCAGTATAATGATTTCCTGGCACGGACCACAGTTTTCCAGAAAGCAAGCAGCAGTGCGCCGCCTAATCCTGCCAATGACCAGCCTTTCTCCGTGCCTTTAAATATTGAAGAGAAGGTTAAGACCTACGGATTTGGCTTAGGCCTTGAATACAGGGTGTATCGTACGTATATGATCAACACGAATTTTTCTTCTGATGTACTTAAAGATGTGCCGGCCAATTTCGTAGCATTTTTCAATGCTCCAAAATACAGGTTCAATCTTGGTGTATCTAACAGTGCCCTTGGTGAAAAAAAGCGGGCCGGATTTAGTGTCAATTATCGTTGGCAGGATACGTTTTTCTATGAAGGAGACTTTGCCAATGGTACTGTAAATGCCATCCATACCCTGGATGCGCAGGTGAGCTACAAGATTCCGAAGATCAAATCCATCATCAAAATCGGGGGAAACAATATCCTGAACGAGTACTACTTCAACGCTGTGGGTAACAGCTTCGTTGGTGGATTGTACTATGTATCATTCGGATATAATATCTACTAA